A window of the Gemmatimonadota bacterium genome harbors these coding sequences:
- a CDS encoding cache domain-containing protein → QDGVEIGSWSSIPINAGYKVILYLPIGGKAQVKGSYSLEEPTKQITARDVVDKKTLKAFVEAAKEYAKNFPLSEDIEAEFRQEGGRWKHESIYLVIGNSDGVILFHAANPALEGQNVFHLEDPNGVKYTQELIAASAAGGGFVEYYFDNPTIDENGDGELVGDPIGSPKISYAIPFIDSVTGMELTMLSGFYPVTARAVVDKETLKSFVGAAKEYAKSFPFSEEIAEEFRQEGGRWKHESIYLAVLNSEGVIVYHAADADLEGQNLINFEDPNGVKYVQELIAAAAAGGGFVEYYFDNPAVDENGDGELTGDPIGSPKISYAIPIIDSQTGMALTLLSGFYPQVQDG, encoded by the coding sequence GCAGGACGGGGTCGAGATCGGTTCCTGGTCCAGCATACCAATTAACGCAGGCTATAAGGTCATACTCTATTTGCCCATTGGCGGAAAAGCACAGGTAAAAGGTTCATACTCCCTGGAAGAGCCAACAAAACAGATCACAGCCAGAGATGTAGTAGATAAGAAAACCCTGAAAGCCTTTGTAGAAGCTGCAAAAGAATACGCGAAAAACTTTCCCCTTTCCGAGGACATCGAAGCAGAATTCAGACAAGAGGGTGGAAGATGGAAACACGAATCCATCTACCTCGTAATTGGAAACAGTGACGGCGTCATATTATTTCACGCAGCCAATCCAGCCCTTGAAGGGCAAAACGTGTTTCACCTTGAAGACCCCAATGGTGTCAAATATACCCAGGAACTCATCGCCGCGTCTGCTGCAGGTGGTGGTTTTGTCGAGTATTACTTCGATAACCCGACGATAGACGAGAATGGAGATGGCGAATTAGTAGGCGATCCCATTGGCTCACCCAAAATAAGTTACGCCATCCCATTCATAGACTCTGTGACTGGCATGGAACTAACCATGCTATCTGGCTTTTATCCAGTCACGGCTCGTGCTGTGGTAGATAAAGAAACCCTGAAATCATTTGTCGGAGCCGCAAAAGAATACGCTAAAAGCTTCCCCTTTTCCGAGGAAATCGCAGAAGAATTCAGACAAGAAGGTGGCAGGTGGAAACATGAATCCATCTATCTCGCAGTTTTAAACAGCGAGGGCGTCATAGTGTATCACGCAGCCGATGCAGATCTCGAGGGACAAAACCTGATTAACTTTGAAGATCCCAATGGCGTCAAATACGTCCAGGAACTCATCGCTGCAGCCGCAGCAGGTGGCGGTTTTGTCGAGTATTACTTCGATAATCCAGCGGTAGATGAGAATGGGGATGGCGAATTAACCGGAGATCCCATTGGCTCGCCCAAGATCAGTTATGCCATCCCAATCATTGACTCACAAACCGGCATGGCACTAACCCTGCTATCTGGCTTTTATCCGCAGGTACAAGACGGATAA
- the fdhF gene encoding formate dehydrogenase subunit alpha, with the protein MNKLILNGRTVCFAEGETLLDIASRHGLEIPTLCHDPRLEPAGACRSCLVEIDGERLMTPACARIAQDGMVVTTENARIDRHRQTLMALYMTDHPHEREISEVGSPDLLLDMAAEFDAPMDWGWMEPMRGDREDRNPYVDFNPDTCIACARCVRYCEEVEGVSAITLAGRGSHTTISTVEEKSLLDTTCELCGGCIDVCPTGAMNEKLPLMRGQKPERELVKVRSTCNFCGVGCQLDLNVDLEGRDGQGQIVKVTSPPPGTTTNDGNLCVKGRFAYDFVHHKDRLTEPLVRGEDGVLYPTTWDDALERAAEGLLGVVERHGADALGFVSSSRCTMEENFLVQKMARALFRSNHVHQCAATUHAPTVAGLVETFGAGAMTNSIGEIRDVDFLFVIGSNTSEAHPIIAMEMKRAIRKGATLVVADPRAIWMTSIAEKHLQLNPGTDVWLLNAMAHVIVAEDLIDREFIENQTENFEQVKETVASYTPEKAEEITGISADDIRWTARQYATTEKAGIYYTLGITEHAHGTDNVYALANLVLMTGHLGKPSTGMNPLRGQNNVQGANDAGATPMFYPGYQRVDDPEVRAKYEKSWGVPLSPVPGLNLNEMMKTVGEQMRGFFVMGEDIVLSEPNVLELEKGLNNVDFIVMQDAFMNETARFADVILPAAVFAEKEGTFTNSERRIQRVRKAVEPPGAALPDWEILVMLANKLGANWSYKDPAEVYAEMVKDVPQFAGISHEKLEKIDAGEESIAGLQWPCPDADHPGTKFLHENGILRGKGLFMPVHYIPPAELPDEDYGLFLSTGRTLYHYNAATQTRRESGLDAKQSEAFVELHPSDARKRGVHHGDMVEVTTRRGRVQLRAILSRQVRPGCIWMPLHFAEARANVLTNDVGDAVTGTAEYKVCAAEVRLVESMPDNEKFFPGSYYYEKGPGLQRVGD; encoded by the coding sequence ATGAATAAATTGATATTGAACGGACGGACGGTGTGCTTTGCCGAAGGGGAAACCCTGCTGGATATTGCATCTCGTCATGGGTTGGAAATTCCGACCCTGTGTCACGATCCGCGTTTAGAACCCGCGGGTGCGTGTCGCTCTTGTCTTGTGGAAATTGATGGCGAGCGGTTGATGACGCCGGCCTGTGCGCGCATCGCACAAGACGGGATGGTGGTGACGACCGAGAATGCGCGCATTGATCGGCACCGCCAGACTCTGATGGCTTTGTATATGACCGATCATCCGCACGAGCGCGAGATATCGGAAGTGGGTTCGCCGGATTTATTGCTGGATATGGCTGCCGAGTTCGATGCGCCAATGGATTGGGGATGGATGGAGCCGATGCGGGGAGATCGAGAGGATCGCAATCCCTATGTCGATTTTAATCCCGATACCTGTATTGCGTGTGCGCGGTGCGTGCGCTATTGCGAGGAAGTCGAAGGTGTTTCGGCTATTACGCTTGCGGGTAGAGGGTCACATACGACGATTTCTACGGTGGAAGAAAAATCCCTGCTGGATACGACGTGTGAGTTGTGCGGTGGATGTATCGATGTGTGTCCAACTGGTGCTATGAATGAAAAATTGCCACTGATGCGCGGGCAAAAACCCGAGCGTGAATTGGTAAAGGTGCGGTCAACTTGCAACTTTTGTGGGGTGGGTTGTCAGCTCGATCTCAATGTGGATTTAGAAGGACGCGATGGTCAGGGGCAGATTGTAAAGGTGACGAGTCCACCGCCGGGCACGACGACCAATGACGGCAATTTGTGTGTCAAGGGACGCTTTGCGTATGACTTTGTGCACCACAAAGATCGGTTGACTGAGCCGCTTGTGCGCGGTGAGGATGGTGTATTGTATCCAACGACATGGGACGATGCGCTCGAAAGAGCAGCGGAGGGTTTATTGGGCGTTGTAGAGCGACACGGCGCAGATGCCCTGGGTTTTGTGAGTTCGTCGCGGTGCACGATGGAGGAAAATTTTCTCGTTCAGAAGATGGCGCGGGCACTGTTTCGGTCAAATCACGTCCATCAGTGCGCGGCTACGTGACACGCACCTACTGTGGCCGGTCTGGTCGAAACATTTGGCGCAGGTGCTATGACGAATTCAATTGGCGAGATACGCGATGTTGATTTTCTGTTTGTGATTGGCAGCAATACGAGCGAGGCACATCCGATTATCGCTATGGAAATGAAGCGCGCGATTCGCAAAGGCGCGACCTTGGTTGTCGCCGATCCCAGGGCGATCTGGATGACGTCTATTGCGGAAAAGCATTTGCAACTCAATCCCGGTACAGATGTGTGGTTGCTCAATGCCATGGCGCATGTGATTGTGGCAGAGGATTTGATCGATCGCGAATTTATCGAAAATCAGACTGAAAATTTTGAGCAGGTCAAAGAAACTGTCGCGTCTTATACACCCGAAAAGGCTGAAGAGATAACGGGTATTTCAGCAGATGATATTCGCTGGACTGCGCGGCAGTACGCTACGACGGAAAAAGCGGGTATATATTATACGCTGGGCATTACGGAACACGCACACGGTACGGATAATGTGTATGCGCTTGCAAATCTGGTTTTGATGACGGGGCATCTGGGCAAGCCATCGACCGGGATGAATCCCCTGCGCGGACAGAATAATGTGCAGGGTGCGAATGACGCGGGTGCTACGCCGATGTTTTATCCGGGTTATCAGCGTGTGGATGATCCAGAAGTGCGGGCAAAATACGAAAAGTCCTGGGGTGTTCCGCTGTCCCCTGTGCCGGGTCTGAATCTCAATGAGATGATGAAGACGGTGGGGGAACAGATGCGCGGTTTTTTTGTGATGGGTGAAGATATTGTGTTGTCCGAACCCAATGTTCTTGAGTTGGAAAAGGGATTGAATAATGTCGATTTTATCGTGATGCAGGATGCGTTTATGAATGAGACGGCGCGTTTTGCCGATGTGATTTTGCCCGCAGCCGTGTTTGCCGAGAAGGAGGGGACGTTCACCAATTCAGAGCGTCGCATTCAGAGGGTTCGCAAAGCGGTTGAACCCCCAGGGGCAGCGCTTCCAGATTGGGAAATTCTGGTTATGCTGGCGAATAAGCTGGGCGCGAATTGGTCGTATAAAGATCCAGCGGAAGTTTATGCCGAGATGGTTAAAGACGTTCCTCAATTTGCTGGTATCAGCCACGAGAAATTGGAAAAGATAGATGCAGGAGAAGAGAGCATAGCGGGCTTACAGTGGCCGTGCCCCGATGCGGATCACCCGGGTACAAAATTTTTACACGAAAATGGCATTTTGCGCGGTAAGGGGTTGTTTATGCCCGTGCATTATATCCCACCGGCGGAATTGCCAGATGAAGATTACGGTCTTTTTCTTTCTACGGGACGCACGCTGTATCACTACAATGCCGCAACCCAGACGCGCCGAGAGTCCGGGCTCGATGCAAAACAGTCCGAGGCTTTTGTGGAGTTACACCCGAGCGATGCGCGGAAGCGGGGTGTTCATCACGGGGATATGGTGGAGGTGACAACGCGGCGCGGGCGTGTGCAGTTGCGGGCTATTTTGTCGCGGCAAGTGCGCCCGGGGTGTATCTGGATGCCGTTGCATTTTGCCGAGGCGCGCGCCAATGTGTTGACGAATGATGTGGGCGATGCGGTGACGGGGACAGCAGAGTACAAAGTGTGTGCGGCGGAGGTGCGGTTGGTCGAGTCGATGCCCGATAATGAAAAGTTCTTTCCGGGGAGCTATTATTACGAGAAGGGACCGGGGTTGCAGCGCGTGGGTGATTGA